A single genomic interval of Amblyomma americanum isolate KBUSLIRL-KWMA chromosome 11, ASM5285725v1, whole genome shotgun sequence harbors:
- the LOC144111479 gene encoding uncharacterized protein LOC144111479, which yields MDLRMFKTFPARALRSDVAARSSYTCGCHPPSAGTPFTAARRWHSCCCHCSAWRPASTNTKSHISSVHCNRHLWMSLKARRLWQAHHNRHLWMSLKARKLYQAHHNRHLWMWPQCWTFSQGHLKPFNLHQNFRLCQPPQLLLGRHKGGGQQW from the exons ATGGACCTGCGTATGTTCAAAACATTTCCTGCCCGAGCACTTCGATCGGATGTCGCCGCTCGTAGTTCGTATACGTGCGGATGCCATCCCCCTTCAG CAGGAAcccctttcacagcagccaggcgatggcacagctgttgctgccactgctcagcatggcgcccagcaagcactaacacaaagtcacacatctccagcgtccactgcaacag gcacctatggatgtcgctgaaagccaggagactttggcaggcccatcacaacag gcacctatggatgtcactgaaagccaggaaactttaccaggcccatcacaacag gcatctatggatgtggccacaatgctggacattcagccagggccatctcaagcctttcaacttacacca GAACTTCCGACTTTGCCAACCGCCCCAGCTTTTGTTGGGACGCCACAAAGGAGGAGGCCAGCAATGGTAA